Proteins co-encoded in one Candidatus Kapaibacterium sp. genomic window:
- a CDS encoding riboflavin synthase, whose protein sequence is MFTGIVETRGRVVRRRRTTSGYRYWLEAPEIAPELRPGASVAVNGACLTVVSTEGDRFYVDVVPETLRKTTLGLLRTGSWVNLERACPASGRLDGHIVQGHVDCTSRIIAVERESGEHRLWIELPPAFQQYVVLHGSICVDGVSLTVARLRSGAFMVALIPETLRRTTLGLLQKGDTVNLEFDVVAKYVESLLRPYVRLFFQQTDTE, encoded by the coding sequence ATGTTTACCGGCATCGTAGAGACTCGAGGCAGAGTAGTGCGTCGGCGCCGTACGACGTCAGGCTACCGGTACTGGCTCGAAGCCCCAGAAATAGCGCCAGAGCTACGGCCGGGAGCTTCTGTTGCGGTCAATGGGGCCTGTCTTACTGTGGTCTCCACAGAGGGCGACCGCTTCTATGTGGACGTTGTTCCGGAGACTCTACGGAAGACAACGCTAGGACTCCTGCGAACTGGCTCCTGGGTCAATCTGGAACGAGCATGTCCTGCCTCGGGACGCCTCGACGGCCACATTGTCCAAGGACACGTAGACTGTACTAGCCGGATCATAGCGGTCGAACGCGAATCCGGCGAACATCGACTCTGGATTGAGCTACCACCAGCATTCCAGCAGTACGTCGTCCTCCATGGCTCTATCTGCGTTGACGGGGTTAGCTTGACAGTTGCCCGCCTACGGAGCGGAGCTTTCATGGTTGCTCTGATTCCCGAGACGCTCCGCCGAACGACCCTAGGGCTCCTCCAGAAAGGCGATACCGTCAACTTAGAGTTCGACGTCGTCGCAAAATACGTCGAGAGTCTACTGCGTCCGTACGTGCGCCTATTCTTCCAGCAGACCGATACAGAATGA
- a CDS encoding magnesium chelatase, whose product MKPTARTLGELKRSGYRVVPVKEEMRRNLIEKLRRRERLFPGIIGFDDTVIPQLVNAILAKHDFILLGLRGQAKTRIARMLINFLDEYVPVVAGSEVNDNPFAPISKYAVDLIAELGDETPIEWIHRSERYGEKLATPDVTIADLIGDIDPIKAATQRLHYSHEGIIHFGIIPRTNRGIFVINELPDLQPRIQVGLFNILQERDIQIRGFKVRLPLDICMVFTANPEDYTRRGTIITPLKDRIQSQILTHYPRTLEDAIAITEQEAWIERAPDMHVVLPLYMKQVVETIAFVARSSEFVDQSSGVSARLSISTMEALISNAERRAILNGESVIAPRIVDLQRALTGITGKVELVFEGEQEGPVKVAKALIGRAVRETFKLYFPDPLARPRRREGSPAPEPSPYVELLRWFEAGNTVVIDDIMPTERFVQELDRVPTLRQLAVHYLKVDERNPYELGTAMEFILDALHQHSKLAKEEVDSSATYKDMLGTLFRSREEE is encoded by the coding sequence ATGAAGCCAACCGCCCGTACCCTGGGGGAGCTCAAGCGCAGCGGCTACCGCGTGGTACCGGTCAAAGAAGAAATGCGGCGCAACCTCATTGAGAAGCTCCGCCGCCGCGAACGGCTCTTCCCAGGAATCATCGGCTTCGACGACACCGTCATCCCTCAGCTCGTCAATGCCATCTTAGCCAAGCACGACTTCATCCTCTTGGGCCTGCGCGGCCAGGCCAAGACCCGGATTGCGCGGATGCTCATCAACTTCCTGGACGAGTATGTCCCAGTCGTGGCTGGCTCTGAGGTCAACGATAACCCCTTCGCCCCCATCTCTAAATACGCTGTGGACCTAATCGCCGAGCTTGGAGACGAGACCCCGATCGAGTGGATCCATCGTTCGGAACGCTACGGGGAGAAACTGGCAACGCCCGACGTTACGATTGCGGACCTCATCGGGGACATCGACCCCATCAAGGCTGCCACTCAGCGGCTGCACTACTCTCACGAAGGCATCATCCACTTTGGCATCATCCCTCGGACAAACCGAGGCATCTTCGTCATCAACGAGTTGCCAGACCTCCAGCCCCGCATCCAGGTAGGGCTATTCAATATCCTCCAAGAGCGCGATATCCAGATTCGCGGCTTCAAGGTCCGGCTGCCACTGGACATCTGCATGGTCTTCACTGCAAACCCAGAAGACTACACCCGCCGCGGGACCATCATTACCCCCCTCAAAGACCGCATCCAGTCGCAAATCCTAACCCACTACCCGCGCACGCTGGAAGATGCCATCGCTATCACAGAGCAGGAGGCCTGGATTGAGCGTGCTCCTGACATGCACGTCGTCCTGCCGCTGTATATGAAGCAAGTGGTGGAGACAATTGCCTTTGTCGCCCGAAGCAGCGAGTTCGTTGACCAAAGCTCAGGGGTCTCCGCACGATTGAGCATCTCGACGATGGAGGCACTCATCTCCAATGCCGAACGCCGAGCCATCCTCAACGGCGAGTCAGTCATAGCCCCTCGAATTGTCGACCTCCAGCGTGCCCTTACCGGCATTACGGGCAAGGTAGAGCTCGTCTTCGAGGGCGAACAGGAAGGACCCGTCAAGGTTGCAAAAGCCCTCATCGGACGAGCAGTCCGGGAAACCTTCAAGCTCTACTTCCCCGATCCGCTGGCCCGGCCGCGTCGTCGAGAGGGGAGCCCTGCGCCAGAACCCAGTCCCTACGTGGAGCTCCTCCGCTGGTTCGAGGCCGGCAATACCGTTGTGATTGACGACATTATGCCAACAGAGCGCTTCGTCCAGGAACTAGACCGCGTCCCAACGCTTCGCCAATTGGCCGTCCACTACCTAAAGGTGGACGAACGGAATCCGTACGAGCTAGGAACTGCTATGGAGTTCATCTTGGATGCACTCCATCAGCACTCCAAGCTGGCAAAGGAAGAAGTAGACAGCAGCGCTACCTACAAGGACATGCTCGGCACCCTCTTCCGCAGCCGCGAAGAGGAATAG
- a CDS encoding 5-(carboxyamino)imidazole ribonucleotide synthase, with protein sequence MLPSPYSPNRELTIGIIGGGQLAKMLAQAAYRLGLRVAIIEHGADSPAGRMTQLEFPEGWNSREALEAFLRVSDIITLENEFVAPELLEGLAQHRPVYPTPETIRRVRDKLTQKQTMVAAGIPVPSFAGASSSDDVLQFAEDYGFPVVLKTRTFGYDGYGNRTVYDRQALPEAWTALKQRTTDSSLLVEQFVQLQKELAVIVARNRRGDIAVYPCVETVQQDHVCRVVYAPAPIPEPLRRRAQEIAVACVEAVDGVGVFGVELFLTTDGDILFNELAPRPHNSGHYTIEACYTSQFENGIRAICNLPLGSPEMIVPAAVMINLLGVRSGSGIPDSVLPALRVGKAWLHLYGKRESRVRRKMGHVTAVGQTLEEAYAHAQQAAEGVVW encoded by the coding sequence ATGCTCCCGTCTCCCTACTCACCAAACCGCGAGCTCACAATTGGCATCATCGGTGGCGGACAGCTTGCCAAAATGCTAGCCCAAGCGGCCTACCGTTTGGGACTGCGCGTTGCCATTATCGAGCATGGAGCCGATTCCCCAGCCGGCCGAATGACGCAGCTAGAGTTCCCGGAGGGCTGGAATTCCCGCGAAGCCTTAGAGGCTTTCCTACGTGTCAGCGATATCATCACGCTGGAGAATGAGTTCGTCGCCCCAGAGCTTCTGGAGGGACTGGCCCAGCACCGACCAGTCTATCCTACCCCGGAGACGATTCGGCGCGTCCGTGACAAGCTCACACAGAAGCAGACGATGGTGGCTGCCGGCATCCCCGTGCCCAGCTTCGCCGGCGCGAGTAGCTCAGATGACGTCCTGCAGTTCGCTGAAGACTACGGCTTCCCCGTTGTGCTGAAGACCCGCACCTTCGGTTACGACGGCTATGGCAATCGCACTGTCTACGATCGGCAAGCCCTCCCCGAAGCCTGGACAGCACTGAAGCAGCGCACAACCGATTCCTCGCTGCTCGTAGAGCAGTTCGTCCAGCTCCAGAAAGAGCTTGCCGTCATCGTTGCACGGAACCGACGCGGGGATATAGCCGTCTACCCTTGCGTGGAGACCGTTCAGCAAGACCATGTCTGTCGCGTCGTCTACGCCCCTGCTCCCATTCCAGAGCCTCTCCGGCGACGTGCTCAAGAGATCGCTGTAGCCTGCGTGGAGGCTGTGGATGGGGTTGGGGTCTTTGGCGTCGAGCTCTTCCTGACTACCGATGGGGATATCCTCTTCAACGAGCTGGCCCCGCGACCGCACAACTCTGGGCACTACACCATTGAAGCCTGCTACACCTCACAGTTCGAAAACGGCATCCGCGCCATCTGCAATCTCCCACTCGGTTCGCCAGAGATGATTGTACCGGCAGCCGTCATGATTAACCTGCTGGGGGTCCGCTCTGGTAGCGGCATTCCTGACTCTGTCCTCCCAGCACTTCGAGTCGGGAAGGCCTGGCTCCACCTCTACGGCAAGCGCGAGAGCCGAGTACGCCGCAAAATGGGTCATGTCACCGCTGTCGGCCAGACACTAGAGGAGGCATATGCCCATGCCCAACAGGCAGCTGAGGGGGTGGTGTGGTGA
- the ptsP gene encoding phosphoenolpyruvate--protein phosphotransferase, with product MEVDSSSSGHEGFLSPDTIADHPASPCNEQWLGAIAASPGIAIGPAVLWLPPAARGSDSRVSADAEWGRYARAVSELRQELLSARAVVAAEAAEVVPIIDSYLHLLEDASLEERVQELVMAGMTAEQALQRVFDSLIGRLRRSADVLFQERGNELEHFLQRFLAALRLPQRDYARTTGAVVVAPAVTPSEVVLLHRAGACGLVTAVGGITSHTTILARSLQLPAVIGVRNALGAITEGELVVVDGYTGTVVVRPAEETRRRYERHRDSTEWHRRILRRFARLPAETIDGRRFHLRVNITTPQDVQEADLVGAEGIGLLRTEALFLQLGRLPNEEEQFQWYQELAQRFYPDPVTIRLFDLGGDKYGEGATEQNPALGMRGVRFLLRHPEVLQTQLRAIVRVAAIWPNIRVLVPMVTSPQELTAIRQHLWRVQQECIGNVAQAIPIGAMVETPAAALCTAQLAEVADFFSIGTNDLVQFTLAVDREHGQLAELFEPFHPAVWQLIERVVEVAHQRGLPVGICGELAAHAEATELLVGLGVDELSTIPAALIPLKHRIRRLSYARAQARVRALTNGS from the coding sequence GTGGAAGTGGACAGTTCCTCTTCGGGACACGAGGGCTTCCTATCCCCCGATACCATCGCAGACCATCCCGCTTCCCCTTGCAACGAACAGTGGCTGGGGGCAATCGCTGCTTCCCCGGGGATTGCGATTGGACCGGCCGTTCTCTGGCTCCCTCCTGCGGCGCGAGGAAGTGATAGCCGTGTGAGTGCGGATGCGGAGTGGGGACGGTATGCCCGAGCAGTTTCAGAACTTCGGCAGGAGCTCCTTTCAGCGCGTGCTGTCGTAGCGGCGGAGGCAGCGGAGGTTGTGCCCATCATTGACAGCTACCTGCACCTCTTGGAGGATGCTTCGTTGGAGGAGCGGGTGCAGGAGCTCGTTATGGCAGGGATGACTGCGGAGCAGGCCCTACAGCGCGTGTTCGATAGCCTCATCGGACGCCTGCGCCGTTCAGCAGATGTGCTCTTTCAGGAGCGGGGGAACGAGCTAGAGCACTTCCTCCAACGGTTCCTTGCGGCCTTACGGCTACCTCAGCGAGACTATGCGCGGACGACGGGCGCCGTTGTTGTTGCTCCGGCGGTGACACCATCGGAGGTCGTGCTACTCCATCGGGCCGGTGCCTGCGGGCTGGTAACAGCCGTCGGTGGTATCACCTCCCACACCACTATCCTGGCCCGCAGTCTGCAGCTGCCAGCAGTTATCGGCGTGCGAAACGCGTTGGGGGCAATCACTGAAGGAGAGCTCGTGGTCGTGGATGGTTACACAGGGACTGTCGTAGTCCGACCTGCGGAGGAGACTCGCCGACGGTACGAGCGCCATCGGGACAGTACCGAGTGGCATCGGCGAATTCTGCGGCGGTTCGCTCGGTTACCGGCAGAGACGATTGACGGGCGACGCTTCCATCTAAGGGTCAACATCACCACGCCACAAGATGTCCAAGAGGCAGATCTCGTTGGTGCGGAAGGGATTGGACTGCTGCGCACCGAGGCCCTCTTCCTACAGCTAGGTCGTCTGCCGAACGAGGAGGAACAGTTCCAGTGGTACCAGGAGCTTGCCCAGCGGTTCTATCCCGATCCAGTCACGATTCGCCTCTTTGACTTGGGAGGCGATAAGTACGGTGAGGGGGCAACGGAGCAAAATCCAGCCTTGGGGATGCGAGGAGTACGATTTCTGCTGCGACATCCAGAAGTGCTGCAGACGCAGTTGAGGGCTATCGTTCGGGTAGCGGCGATATGGCCGAACATCCGCGTCCTTGTACCAATGGTGACGTCCCCACAGGAGCTTACGGCGATCCGTCAACACCTTTGGAGAGTCCAGCAGGAGTGCATTGGAAACGTAGCACAAGCTATCCCCATAGGAGCAATGGTAGAGACCCCGGCAGCTGCTCTCTGCACGGCCCAGCTTGCCGAGGTTGCTGATTTCTTCAGCATCGGCACCAATGACCTTGTACAGTTCACGCTTGCCGTAGACCGCGAGCATGGGCAGCTCGCGGAACTGTTTGAGCCTTTCCATCCGGCAGTGTGGCAGCTCATTGAGAGGGTCGTGGAGGTAGCCCACCAGAGAGGACTACCGGTCGGCATCTGTGGCGAGCTTGCGGCTCATGCTGAGGCCACCGAACTCCTCGTTGGCTTAGGAGTGGACGAACTGAGCACAATCCCAGCGGCTCTCATCCCATTGAAGCACCGGATTCGTCGACTCTCGTACGCGCGGGCTCAGGCTCGGGTCCGCGCACTGACGAATGGCAGCTGA
- a CDS encoding HPr family phosphocarrier protein translates to MVERSVVVRLPLGLHARPAAELAVLAARFTAAVWLVRDGIAANAKSVLELMSLAVEHGTTVVVQAEGEDADEAVLRVADFLQRAEEG, encoded by the coding sequence ATGGTGGAGCGGAGCGTTGTCGTTCGGCTCCCACTGGGGCTCCATGCACGCCCAGCAGCAGAGTTAGCGGTGCTGGCGGCCCGGTTTACTGCTGCGGTTTGGCTTGTCCGAGATGGGATTGCTGCGAATGCAAAGAGTGTGCTTGAGCTTATGAGCCTAGCAGTAGAGCACGGTACAACGGTGGTGGTGCAGGCAGAGGGTGAGGATGCTGACGAGGCGGTGCTTCGAGTAGCTGACTTCTTGCAGAGGGCAGAGGAGGGGTGA
- a CDS encoding signal peptidase II, whose protein sequence is MRRDWLVVGGLLALDQVTKLLVKGFRVGPFVHEGMRLGESLPVLGDWVRITFVENPGIAFGLPVGEAKVLLTLFSLTVSIGLGWYLRRLQYLGIPFRARLSVVLLLAGATGNFIDRAFYGVLYGEAPLLQGSVVDFIDVEFPDFELFGRLYTRWPVFNVADSCLTIGVLLALLFHRHLPTLRQALRKV, encoded by the coding sequence GTGCGCCGGGATTGGCTCGTAGTTGGAGGACTGCTTGCGCTCGATCAGGTGACGAAGCTGCTCGTTAAGGGGTTCCGCGTGGGCCCGTTCGTACACGAGGGGATGCGTCTGGGTGAGAGCCTGCCAGTCCTTGGAGACTGGGTCCGAATTACGTTCGTAGAGAATCCTGGCATTGCCTTTGGACTGCCTGTCGGAGAGGCGAAGGTTCTGCTAACACTCTTCTCCCTTACAGTCAGCATTGGGTTGGGCTGGTATCTACGCCGCCTGCAGTATCTCGGTATCCCGTTTCGGGCACGGCTGAGCGTCGTTTTGCTGTTGGCAGGAGCGACGGGCAACTTCATAGACCGTGCCTTCTACGGAGTGCTCTACGGCGAAGCGCCGCTGCTCCAGGGGAGCGTGGTGGACTTCATCGATGTGGAATTCCCCGATTTCGAGCTCTTCGGGCGGCTATACACTCGCTGGCCCGTCTTCAACGTTGCCGACTCCTGCCTGACGATCGGGGTACTGTTGGCGCTCCTGTTCCATCGCCATCTACCAACACTGCGCCAAGCCCTGCGGAAGGTGTAG
- a CDS encoding TraR/DksA C4-type zinc finger protein, whose protein sequence is MPAKRKKKVSDTEGAAETQQAADTAQSSPSSATAGQTAQSSTQPKVRYSDEELEMFRKIILAEKQKTLKELRLLRERLEDLNAFNYIEEGGIFSLHPAEQGTEAWERERTYVQIQRLTGYLQKLEEALKRIDDKTYGICRKCGILIAKERLMAVPITTLSASWKIHRRCPEDGIDRIIPIHKAKALKE, encoded by the coding sequence ATGCCAGCGAAGCGGAAGAAGAAGGTCTCTGACACTGAAGGAGCAGCTGAGACACAACAGGCGGCCGACACTGCTCAGAGTAGCCCATCTTCAGCAACAGCCGGGCAAACAGCACAATCCTCAACGCAGCCGAAAGTGCGCTACTCGGACGAGGAGCTGGAGATGTTCCGGAAGATCATCCTCGCCGAGAAGCAGAAGACGCTGAAGGAGCTGCGCCTTCTCCGGGAACGGTTAGAGGACTTGAACGCCTTCAACTACATCGAGGAGGGCGGCATCTTCTCGCTACACCCCGCGGAGCAGGGGACGGAGGCTTGGGAGCGAGAGCGGACCTACGTCCAGATCCAGCGCTTGACGGGCTACTTGCAGAAGCTGGAGGAAGCTCTCAAGCGGATCGATGACAAGACCTACGGTATCTGCCGCAAGTGTGGGATCCTCATCGCCAAAGAGCGACTCATGGCGGTACCGATTACGACGCTGTCGGCCTCGTGGAAGATTCACCGCCGCTGCCCCGAGGATGGTATAGACCGCATTATCCCCATCCATAAGGCGAAGGCGCTAAAGGAGTAG
- the ileS gene encoding isoleucine--tRNA ligase, whose translation MWLEQLGETLNLSALEHEVLAFWERERIFERSLEQRRQAPRFRFYEGPPTVNGKPGIHHVMSRTIKDVVCRYKTMCGYYVRRQAGWDCHGLPIELAVEKELGIVDKREIETTYGVERFNQACKELVWRYIEMEEGWRSLTRRMGYWIDLDNAYITCSNEYIESLWWALKQLFDRGLIYRSFKVVPQSPTIETPLSSHELALGYREVRDPSVFVRVRVVQPSRSGLERAALLVWTTTPWTLFGNAALAVHPEVTYVLVRNRRPNDPPEAAEGLILAEACLSVLEGEVEVVERFSGAELVGTVYEQIFPDLSIDRTQYPNALTVLPAEFVTTGEGTGIVHIAPAFGVEDFELGQRYELPLLQPVTPDGHFTEQVREFAGRAVKTFRYNDRVEEGADRDIVAALRRMGKLYRATFDYVHTYPHCWRTGNPIIYYARLSWFLKSPAYKERMLELNEQIRWQPPEIGAGRFGNWLQEVKEWALSRDRYWGTPLPIWISEDGAEMFAIGSIAELMEGLYEFPDGRRVPLREAGVEIDLHRPFVDRVVFLRNGKLFRRTPEVVDVWFDSGAMPFAQFHYPFENQELFAEQFPADFIAEGVDQTRGWFYTLHNLATVLFDQPAFRSVVVNELILDKQGQKMSKSKGNVVDPFAVIERYGADAVRWYLLSANPPWKPLLFNEEEIGRTVVANFLRALVNVYNFFALYARIDGFTGAEPEVPISERPEIDRWILSRLQAVLQQYREAMDDYELTRAVRLVQDFVLEDVSNWYVRRNRRRFWKGERDQEKLAAYQTLYSVLQGTLLMMAPVAPFLAEALYQRLRRDGQPLSIHLWDMPEPTAELRDVELERRMGLARQIVGLVRQLRERAQLKVRQPLQRILIPAASQQLRRDIRSVEALITDEVNIKAIEFLPLEVDVVRWTAKPNYRLLGKRLGKRMPLLEKALAELPQATLRRFSETGRLVVELEGERIELNREEVELRSTELEGWLVATEGELTVALDTTLTEELRAEGLAREFVFWVQNLRKRAGLAVTDRIRIICAAPPELQQALELLRDYVQRETLAENLIFAPCPSGQPVDVNGYRAYVCVERLQRS comes from the coding sequence ATGTGGCTGGAACAGCTTGGGGAGACGTTGAATCTGTCGGCGTTAGAGCACGAAGTGCTGGCGTTCTGGGAGCGTGAGCGCATCTTCGAGCGCTCACTGGAGCAGCGGCGGCAAGCACCTCGGTTTCGCTTCTACGAGGGTCCGCCAACGGTCAACGGTAAGCCGGGCATCCATCACGTCATGTCCCGGACAATCAAGGACGTGGTGTGCCGCTACAAGACCATGTGCGGGTACTATGTCCGCCGCCAGGCGGGCTGGGACTGTCACGGGCTGCCGATAGAGTTGGCAGTAGAGAAGGAGCTGGGGATCGTTGACAAGCGGGAGATTGAGACAACCTACGGCGTAGAGCGCTTCAACCAGGCCTGCAAAGAGCTCGTCTGGCGCTACATCGAGATGGAGGAGGGCTGGCGGAGTCTGACTCGCCGCATGGGCTACTGGATTGACCTCGACAATGCCTACATCACCTGCTCCAACGAGTACATTGAGTCGCTCTGGTGGGCGCTGAAGCAGTTGTTCGATCGGGGATTAATCTACCGCAGCTTTAAGGTCGTGCCCCAGTCCCCAACAATTGAGACTCCGCTGAGTTCGCATGAGCTGGCCTTGGGCTATCGAGAGGTGCGTGACCCGAGCGTTTTCGTGCGTGTCCGGGTTGTACAGCCGAGCCGTTCTGGTCTGGAGCGGGCGGCACTGTTGGTGTGGACGACGACGCCTTGGACCCTCTTCGGGAATGCGGCGTTGGCAGTCCATCCAGAGGTGACATATGTGCTGGTGCGCAATCGCCGTCCGAATGACCCGCCGGAGGCTGCTGAAGGGCTCATTCTGGCGGAGGCGTGCCTCTCCGTCCTGGAGGGGGAGGTTGAGGTCGTGGAGCGCTTCTCCGGAGCGGAGCTGGTGGGGACGGTCTACGAGCAGATCTTCCCTGACCTTTCGATCGATCGCACGCAGTACCCAAATGCACTGACAGTGCTTCCGGCAGAGTTCGTCACGACAGGAGAGGGAACAGGGATTGTCCATATTGCTCCGGCATTTGGGGTGGAGGACTTTGAGTTAGGGCAGCGCTACGAGCTGCCGCTCCTCCAGCCGGTCACCCCGGATGGGCATTTCACTGAACAAGTTCGCGAGTTTGCCGGGCGGGCGGTCAAGACCTTCCGGTACAACGACCGCGTAGAAGAAGGAGCTGACCGCGACATCGTCGCTGCGCTGCGCCGTATGGGCAAGCTCTACCGGGCAACGTTTGACTACGTGCACACCTATCCCCACTGCTGGAGGACGGGGAATCCAATCATCTACTACGCTCGCCTGTCGTGGTTCCTGAAGTCGCCGGCGTACAAAGAGCGCATGTTAGAGCTCAACGAACAGATTCGCTGGCAGCCGCCGGAGATTGGCGCAGGACGGTTCGGCAACTGGCTGCAGGAGGTCAAGGAGTGGGCGCTCTCGCGCGACCGGTACTGGGGGACCCCGCTTCCCATCTGGATTAGCGAAGATGGGGCGGAGATGTTCGCCATCGGCTCAATTGCTGAGCTTATGGAGGGACTCTACGAGTTCCCAGACGGTCGTCGGGTGCCGTTGCGGGAGGCTGGAGTGGAGATTGATCTACATCGCCCCTTTGTAGACCGCGTCGTATTCCTTCGCAATGGCAAGCTCTTCCGCCGTACGCCCGAAGTGGTGGATGTTTGGTTCGACTCTGGCGCAATGCCCTTCGCGCAGTTCCACTACCCCTTCGAGAACCAGGAACTCTTCGCTGAACAGTTCCCCGCCGACTTCATCGCCGAGGGAGTGGACCAGACTCGTGGTTGGTTCTATACGCTGCACAACTTAGCCACGGTGCTCTTTGACCAGCCGGCCTTCCGCTCTGTGGTGGTCAACGAGCTCATCTTGGACAAGCAGGGGCAGAAGATGTCTAAGTCCAAGGGGAACGTCGTTGACCCCTTCGCAGTCATCGAGCGCTACGGGGCGGATGCTGTTCGGTGGTACCTCCTCTCGGCGAATCCGCCGTGGAAGCCATTGCTCTTCAACGAGGAAGAGATCGGGCGCACGGTGGTGGCGAATTTCCTGCGGGCACTGGTGAACGTGTACAACTTCTTTGCACTCTACGCCCGCATTGACGGGTTCACAGGGGCTGAGCCTGAAGTGCCCATTAGCGAACGTCCGGAGATTGACCGCTGGATACTCTCGCGGCTGCAGGCTGTGCTGCAGCAGTACCGCGAGGCTATGGACGACTATGAGTTGACACGAGCCGTCCGACTCGTGCAGGACTTTGTCTTGGAGGATGTCTCCAACTGGTATGTCCGCCGTAACCGTCGCCGCTTCTGGAAGGGGGAGCGGGACCAGGAGAAGCTGGCAGCCTACCAGACACTGTATTCCGTGCTGCAGGGTACGCTACTGATGATGGCGCCGGTGGCTCCCTTCCTAGCAGAAGCGCTCTACCAGCGCTTGCGCCGCGATGGGCAGCCGCTGTCGATCCACCTTTGGGACATGCCGGAGCCGACGGCAGAGCTGCGGGATGTGGAGTTGGAGCGTCGCATGGGATTGGCGCGACAAATCGTTGGGTTGGTGCGCCAGCTTCGGGAGCGTGCCCAGCTGAAGGTTCGGCAGCCCCTACAGCGGATTCTCATCCCGGCGGCCTCTCAGCAACTGCGGCGAGATATTCGCTCTGTGGAGGCCCTCATCACCGACGAGGTTAACATCAAGGCGATCGAGTTCTTGCCGCTGGAGGTGGACGTTGTGCGGTGGACGGCGAAGCCGAACTACCGACTCTTGGGCAAGCGCTTGGGCAAGCGAATGCCGCTGTTGGAGAAGGCTCTGGCGGAGCTTCCGCAGGCAACCCTTCGGCGCTTCTCCGAGACTGGACGTCTTGTAGTAGAGCTCGAAGGGGAAAGGATAGAGCTGAATCGGGAGGAAGTGGAGCTTCGCAGCACCGAGCTCGAAGGCTGGCTTGTTGCGACCGAGGGGGAACTCACTGTGGCTCTTGACACGACGCTGACGGAGGAGCTTCGTGCTGAGGGTCTAGCGCGAGAGTTCGTCTTCTGGGTCCAGAATCTCCGGAAGCGGGCTGGCCTTGCCGTAACGGACCGAATCCGGATCATCTGTGCGGCGCCGCCAGAGCTGCAGCAAGCTCTGGAGCTGCTCCGTGACTACGTACAACGGGAGACTCTAGCGGAAAACCTTATTTTTGCCCCGTGTCCGTCAGGACAGCCGGTGGACGTCAACGGCTACCGCGCATATGTCTGCGTTGAGCGCTTACAGAGGTCGTAA
- a CDS encoding PaaI family thioesterase encodes MVHGGLIATLADVAAGFASFTLTPEGFQPVTAELHVLFFQPGRGERLRAVGRVLHAGHRLHFAEARIFCLQDSAETLIAQATSTLALIRIPADP; translated from the coding sequence ATCGTCCACGGCGGTCTCATCGCAACACTGGCGGATGTTGCCGCTGGATTCGCCAGTTTTACCCTCACTCCAGAGGGGTTCCAGCCCGTCACAGCAGAGCTCCACGTGCTCTTCTTCCAGCCAGGACGTGGCGAGCGCTTGCGTGCTGTCGGACGTGTCCTCCATGCTGGGCATCGACTCCACTTCGCCGAGGCACGTATCTTCTGCCTGCAGGATTCGGCTGAGACACTGATTGCACAGGCAACCTCTACGTTGGCTCTCATCCGCATCCCCGCTGATCCTTGA